GGCCGTAAAGGTATTGCCGCTGTGGAACTTTACTCCTTCACGCAGGTAAAAGCGCATGGTCAGGTCGTCGATGCGTTCCCAGCGGGTCGCCAGACGCGGTTCGATGGACATGTCCTGGGCATAGCGGACCAATGGATCGAGCACCCAGTGGGAATACTGCAACATGCCCCCGGACAGCTGGACGTGGGGATCCAGGGACACCGGGTCGGCATCCAGGCCGACTTTCAACGTCGTCGCTCCGGCAAGACTGCCGAAGCCGAAAAGAACCGCAAGGGTCAGGGTTACTGCAAGTACCTTTTTCATTTCACTCCTCCTCGTTTGTGGAATCGTGGCCGCACCGTGCCGGCGATGGCATCGTGTCGGCCGCTCGGGTTGCCAAACCTTTAAGCCGATCATTAGATTAAATGATATGGCGTTTATCTTCAACCGTCCGGGGAACAATTTGACGGTCGCAAAAGGGCAAAGGGCAAAAAAAAGTTAAAGTCAATGGGAAAGAAGGCGATAACAAATATACAGCGGCACATCGGGGGATTGCCGCTCGAATGTATTACCTCCTCTTCTCATCCACCTCCTTCTGCTTGCGGGGCGGCCCTTACGGGTTGCCCCGCGCCTTTTTGTGGTACCGTTGGAATCGGCGCTTTGCGGCCGCTTTCTAAAGCCCCTCTTTGATACGCACCAGGGTGTATAACAATTCGAGGGGCTGCCCGGGCCTTTTGGTTTTCATATCGATGATCACCTTCCAGGAAGAGTGCTCTTCCAGCTTCCACATCATTGCCTGGATTTTGGCCAGGGCGCCGTCGGCATCGGCGTCGGTGGCCTGAATGGTTTCGGACTCCTGGAAGGAGACATTGTCGTTTTCGTTGGTGCCGGGGCCGAGTCCGACCAGCACGGAGCCTTCACCGATATCCACCAGGGCGCGGTTGATGGCGGCGGACAGCCTCGGGGCAACGGGGGAAAGTTCCATGTGAATCAGTTTGGACAGTTCATAGGGGGTCATGGGGGCAAAAACTCCTGGTTGTTCACAAGATGGCCAGCAGGCCGTAAATATCGTCCCTGCGGGAATAGAAATCGGACATGATTCGGTTCAGGTCCGTTTCCGAAAGATCGAGTTGCTCGCAGACCCGGTCGTAATGGGTATCCGGCCCGCAAAACAATTCGCCGTTGATTCCGGAAATGGAGCACAGACTGTCAGCCAGGTAGATCATGGCGGTGGTATCGGGGATGTCGGTTGTCTCGTCGGCAAGGTGATGCTGTTGAATCGTGTGGATCAGGGTTTTGCTGAACCGCCAGTTGCCGGCAATCCGTCCCCCCAGCTCTGCATGATCGATGCCCAGCACTCTTCGTTCCGCTTCGATCAGGTGCAGCCCCTCGGTCTCGATGACCTCGCGGACCCTGCCGATGGCCGTCGCCATGTAGCGGTCCAGAACGATGACACCGATGTCCTTGAGCAGCGCCGCGGTAAAAACAAGGTCTTTTTCCGATGCTTCCCTTTTTTCGGCGATGGCGCTGGCGACCAGGGCGCAGGAGACGGACTGTTTCCACAACCGGCCCTCCTCGAGTCCGTACCCCTGGTGGGCGGATTTCATCGGCTTGGTAACGCTGGCCATCAACACGATTTTAACGACCTGCTTCAGTCCCAGCCGTACCACGGCATCGTGAACCGAATTCACTTTTTGTTTCAACCCGAAGGCTGCCGAATTGGCCATCTTCAACAGGTTGGCCGTGACCACGGGCTCGTAGGTAATCAGGTTGGTGATCTCGGAGACGGGGACCTCGGGATCCTCCACCAGCCCCATCAGTTCATGAACCACCTGGGGAACGGGATCGATCCGTTCGCTTTCTTTCAGCAGTTGATCCAATGACAGCATGGTTTTTCCCTCGGTTAGATCTCCATTCGGATTTTTTCGTTTTCATCTACCTTGTTTCGGTTATGAGTTCAACCCGGCACATCGATTTGCGGTCCGCAAGAAAAAAGAGGACAACGGCGATGTCGACCGTCGCGGAGAGGCCGGGATCGGCAATTTTGACTGCATTCGGTCTGGCAAAGGGGCAATATTTTCCAGCGAAATTGACCCCCAGCGTTAAAATATCTTCTGTCTGGTTATGCACACGACGCCAGTTGGTACCACATATTGTGCTATAGTTGATTTATCGCCACAACTGGTATATCCTTGCCAGGATATAGCGTATAGATAGAACCTTTATCTCATGACTTGGCCATCGTGTACAGTTGTTGCATAACCTCTTGCGATATTTGACTCCAATGCGCTGAAAGCACGACTATGGCTGAATCCGCTGCGCTGGTACCGTTGCCTTTTTTTCCACCGGTCCGAACCGATACCGGCGCTTTTTACAAAAACAAAGACACCCCCGGCCCCCCACGGCAAGATAGGGTGCAATTGCGAGCCGCTCCATCCCGTGCGGCCGATATCTCCTATGGCCGTGATGGTTCCCTTGTCGGCGAGTCCCAGGTCGGCCAACTGGTGAACATCTACGTTTGAAAGCAAGCGCCTGCCTTTAATTTCATTGACCCTGCATTGTTTTTTCGGGTATGTAACTCCCCCTTCTAAAGTCTCCGATATTTTCGGTGACTTCAACCAATTATACAGTTTTCCGGGGCTTCGACAATGGACACTTTACCGATTTCCGCCTTTTTATGGCTCTGGCTGGCCGGTTTATTGGCTGGATTCGTGGATTCCATTGCCGGTGGCGGCGGAATCATATCCCTGCCGGCGCTGCTGGCAACCGGCATGCCGCCCCATTTAGCCCTGGGAACCAACAAGCTTCAGGGCACCTGCGGAAGTCTGACCGCCGCGTTGAATTACAGCCGCAAAGGCCTCGTCGATCTCCGCGAGATTCCCATGGGCGTTTTTTTCACGGCCCTGGGCGCCCTGACCGGCACCGTGACCGTGCAGGTGCTTTCCCCGGACTTTCTAAGAAGCATCATCCTTTTTCTTCTGATAGGCGTATTTTTCTACACGCTGTTCTCCCCGGATTTGGGAAAACTGGATCGCCGCCCCGTCATGGCCGCGCCGGTTTTTTTCGGCTGTTCCGGCATGGCCCTGGGGTTTTACGATGGTTTTTTCGGTCCGGGAACCGGCTCTTTCTGGACCATTGCCCTGGTCGTGCTGCTGGGGTTGAACCTGAAAAAGGCCACCGCTCATACCAAGGTTTTCAATTTTACCAGCAACGTCGTGGCCCTGGCGGCTTTTTTCGTCGGCGGGAATGTTCTCGTTTCCGCAGGGCTGCTGATGGGGGCCGGTCAGATGCTGGGGGCTTTTGCGGGTTCCCGTCTGGTAATCCGGAGGGGAACCGGCTTCGTGCGGGTTTTTTTTCTGGTTGTGGTGGCCGCTACTGTTGCCAAACTGGTCTATTCAACCTATTTCTGAACGGGCACGATTTCGCTTCATAGCGGCGATGCGCCCAGTTGGCAACGATGTACTACTGGAAAAAATTCATGTTGGGCCGGGAGACGGTTTCCGGGTCTTGATCGAAAAAGTCTTCCAACTGCACTCGCATGGATTCCAGATCCGGTGCATTGCCCACGCGTTTGAAAAAGCTGTGGCCGAATTTGAAGTTGGCACTGAAATACTGGGCAAATTTTTTGTAGCGCCTTAGCGCCCGGTTGGCGTCAAAATGGCGTTCCATCAGGTTCAACAGCCTCAGGGCCACCTGCCCGAAAACCTCGTGATTCGGCGAATACAGCCCGTTCATCTGGGCCATGAGCCAGGGACGGGCAATAGCCATTCTGCCGATGGCCACGCCGTCGCAGCCGGTGGTTTCCAGCATGCGCAGGCAGTCCGCCCCGTCGAAGACGTCGCCGTTGCCGAACACCGGAATGGCGACCGCCTCCTTGACCTGCCGGATATAGTCCCACCGGGGCGGCCGGGAGCGGCGATCCGGCGCCACCCGGGGGTGGAAGGTCAGGGCATCGGCACCGGCGCCGGCAAAGCGCCGGGCCAGGTCCACGGGAATGGCGGGATCATCCGTCCAGCCCGTGCGGAATTTGACGAACAGGGGCAGGCCCACGGCCTTGCGCACCGCCTCCACGATGCGGGCCGCCCGGTCCGGGGTTTTCAGCAGGGCCGCACCGCACTGCTGCTTGCAGATGGTGGCCATCGAACATCCGAAATTCAGATCAACCCCGAACAGTCCGCAATCCTCGATGATCCGGGCCGCTTTCGCCATGGCGGCCGGATCGTCCCCATAGATCTGCATCACCAGATGTTCCCGCTCCGCCTCACGCCAGCAGAAATAGGCCGAATGTCCGCCGATCTCCTGGGGAATGCGCCGGGCGCTGCACATTTCGGAAAAGAGCAGTCCGTAGCCGCCGAAATCGGCCAATAGTTCCCGAAACGCGATATGGCCCAGAAAGGTCATGGGCGCCAGGGCCAGCCGGTTGCCGATGGTGGCTCGACCGATGGTCAGGGGGCGATTGAGTCGCGAGGCAAGCTCGGTGTTCATTGGCATACCGCTACCGCCGGCTTCAATCCGGCCATGCCAGCCGCTGGGGGGTGCAGTAGGCCATAAGGCTGTCGTCCTTTCCCAGCGACGCCAGGGTCATATTCAGGGCCTCGGCCAGTTGGACGGCCAGTGCCGTGGGGCGGGAAATGGCCAGAACGACGGGAATCCGGGCCCGGGCGGCCTTTTGGACCAGCTCGTAGCTGATGCGCGAAGAGAGGGTCAGCAGTTGCGCCCGATCCAGTCGATCATCCAGAAAAAGGCGGCCGACGGCCTTGTCCAGGGCGTTGTGCCGGCCCACGTCTTCGGCGGCGGATAGCAGCGCAAAATCCAGG
This window of the uncultured Desulfosarcina sp. genome carries:
- a CDS encoding HDOD domain-containing protein, yielding MLSLDQLLKESERIDPVPQVVHELMGLVEDPEVPVSEITNLITYEPVVTANLLKMANSAAFGLKQKVNSVHDAVVRLGLKQVVKIVLMASVTKPMKSAHQGYGLEEGRLWKQSVSCALVASAIAEKREASEKDLVFTAALLKDIGVIVLDRYMATAIGRVREVIETEGLHLIEAERRVLGIDHAELGGRIAGNWRFSKTLIHTIQQHHLADETTDIPDTTAMIYLADSLCSISGINGELFCGPDTHYDRVCEQLDLSETDLNRIMSDFYSRRDDIYGLLAIL
- a CDS encoding TSUP family transporter, whose product is MDTLPISAFLWLWLAGLLAGFVDSIAGGGGIISLPALLATGMPPHLALGTNKLQGTCGSLTAALNYSRKGLVDLREIPMGVFFTALGALTGTVTVQVLSPDFLRSIILFLLIGVFFYTLFSPDLGKLDRRPVMAAPVFFGCSGMALGFYDGFFGPGTGSFWTIALVVLLGLNLKKATAHTKVFNFTSNVVALAAFFVGGNVLVSAGLLMGAGQMLGAFAGSRLVIRRGTGFVRVFFLVVVAATVAKLVYSTYF
- a CDS encoding tRNA-dihydrouridine synthase family protein is translated as MPMNTELASRLNRPLTIGRATIGNRLALAPMTFLGHIAFRELLADFGGYGLLFSEMCSARRIPQEIGGHSAYFCWREAEREHLVMQIYGDDPAAMAKAARIIEDCGLFGVDLNFGCSMATICKQQCGAALLKTPDRAARIVEAVRKAVGLPLFVKFRTGWTDDPAIPVDLARRFAGAGADALTFHPRVAPDRRSRPPRWDYIRQVKEAVAIPVFGNGDVFDGADCLRMLETTGCDGVAIGRMAIARPWLMAQMNGLYSPNHEVFGQVALRLLNLMERHFDANRALRRYKKFAQYFSANFKFGHSFFKRVGNAPDLESMRVQLEDFFDQDPETVSRPNMNFFQ